TCCGCAGTTTCTGAGGCAACAATCGAAAAATATCCGCTGCTGGATGAGGATATCATCATCAAAGGCGCCCATACGGCCAAATCCAGCCATGCCCGGAGATACTGCATCGTGACCAGTGGCTATGCTCCCTCCAAGCAAGATGTGGACCGTCTCTGCCGCGTGGTTCGGAACATCAAGAAAGAAGTGGATATCGAAATCTGCAACTCCCTGGGACACCTCAGCGAGGAAACGGCACTCAAACTCAAGGAGGCAGGAGTTGACCGCTACAACCACAACCTGAACACCGCCGAGCGCCTCTATCCCCAGATATGCACCACGCACAGCTATTCTGATCGGATCCAGACCCTGCAAAACGCCAGGGCAGCAGGATTAGAATTATGCTGCGGAGCCCTCTTCGGAATGGGAGAAACCGATGATGACATCATCGATATCGCTCTTGCGTTACGGGATGTGAAAGCCTCATCCATCCCCGTCAACTTCCTGAACCCTATCCCGGGGACTGCGCTGGAAAAGATAAAGACGCTTAACCCCATCAAGTGTCTTTCGATCCTCTGCCTGATGCGCTTTCTCAACCCGAGCACTGAAATCAGGATCGCCGGTGGCCGGGAATTTCACCTCCGCTCGCTTCAACCATTGGGCCTTTACCCGGCCAACTCCATTTTCGTTTCCGGCTACTTGACCACTGAAGGCCAATCGCCGGATGAAGCCGTACAGATGATCACCGACATGGGATTCGAGATTGAACCGGAGGCAATCCAGAAGATAAGGGCAGTGTAGGCGCAGCCCATCTTCGTTAGAATGAAGGCAGTGTATTCTTCCCTGTCTTTGCGAGGAACCAGCGGCGACGAAGCAATCTCCAGGCAGATGAAGAAGGGGATTGCCACGCCAAAGCTCGCAATGACATTTTAATCCCCTTTCGGACGTAACGCCATTTGTCCGCGGGAAAAGCCCGTGCATCATGCCCCTACGATTCCTTGCCTTTCAAACAAATTCTGCCTCATCCAAGGATACCTCCCGATGCCCCGTGCGTAGCCCTGCTGTTTATGCTATACTTGACGTTAGTAAAGAGGACAATCAATGGAAATAACCTGGCTAGGTCATTCCTGCTTCAAACTCAAGGGAAAGCAATCCTCGGTCATTACCGATCCGTACGATAACAGCTGTGGCTATAGCCTCGGCAAAGCCACAGCCAGCATCGTTACCATCAGCCACGATCACCCTCATCACAACTTCGCCAGCGGCATCGGCGGCAACCCCAGGGTGCTGTGCAGTCCCGGCGAATATGAGATCGGAGGAGTGTTTATCTACGGAACCACTACTTATCACGACCGATCCAAAGGGCAAGAGAGAGGCAAGAACATCATCTATCTGATCGAGATTGACGATATCAAAGTGTGCCACCTAGGAGACCTGGGCCATGCCCTCTCTGCCTCGCAGGTGGAAGAGATCAGCGATGCTGATGTCCTACTGGTGCCAGTCGGAGGTCTTACCGCCATCGACGCCTCAGGCGCAGTGGAGGTAATCAATTTGCTGCAGCCCAAGATTGTGATCCCCATGCACTACAAAACGCCCATGGTGCAGGAAGCCCTGGAGCCGCTGGAAAAGTTCGTGAAGGAAATGGGGATGAAAGAGGTCACGCCGCTACCCAAGCTGATCCTCAACAAGTCCACCCTACCGGCCGAAACACAGGTGCTCATCCTGGATTATGATAGATAGCCCGGCCTAACGTTTCAAGGGCGCGATGGATCGAGCCCCCTACAAGTGACACCCTCAGAGGCTTTCCCAAAACCTCAACTAAACCCCCTCACCCCCAATCGTTGGGGGAATTGTTGAATTTGGGGGACACCCCCAACCCCCCGGAAGGGAAGTGTCCCTTCACCCTCACGAGAATTGACAACTTCTCGCTGATGGCAGGGTTCGGGCTTCCACGACTACGTTAAGTGATAAAAACGCTATGTCTTTGCGAGTCCGGTACAATCGGGACGAAGCAATCTCAGGAAGGCATGCAGCTTCGCCCAGAAATCGCCACGTCCGCCCAAGGCGATCCTCGCGATGACACAACTACCCTCCTTCTGAAAAAGCGACCACACGGCATCAGCCCTGCTGACAACTGATGGCAAACCTACGGTACCAGCACTCCTGCATCAATCAGGTAAATCCAATATCCCTTGCCCAACTCAACTGCGGGCAGATTATCCGAGCGATTCGCAGAATAGGGCTCACCTGTGATTGACGGAAAGCCATCAGTGGCCCAGATATAGGGCGAAGTTGATTGCGGCCTGGATTGATCCCCTTCCTCGGTATAAACAGTCAGCCACTTGCCCTTCAGGTCGTCCCCCAGATAAAAGCTGAGCGGCATCTGCGGAACCAGGGCTTGAGAGGTATATCCGATCAAACTCCATCCCTGCCCCAGGTTGATCGTCTGTGGAGTTGTTGAAACGTCATGCTCCTCGAAGTCCGCCTCCAGATTTACATCTGCGACAGCTTTCACCATGTAACCCAACCCCGGCGTTATCTCCGAGACATCTGTCCATCGCCCGGCTATCATGGTCCGCACCTCCTCTACCGGGAGTCCGGCAAAGACTGCACCGACTTGCGGATTCTTCAATGCTCTGGGCACCGAGATCAGGTTCCAGCCTTCATGCAGGCAAATCTGGAAGGAAGTGACCTCTTTCGTTACCTTCACCTCCACTGTCTGGATAGTTTCATTCCCAGCCCGATCCACGGCGACTACCTCAACGGGGTAGACACCCGGCGCAACATTACGGGCAACCGTATTCTGAATTGACCATACATCAACATTGGGTTCTCGGCTGAGTCTCACATTGGCATTCTCTCCAAAAACCGCCTCTGCTCCCTCACCTTCCAGTCGCACGGAAAAGACCCCGCTCAGATCATCGACGCCTCTGACCTCGATGGTGACGCTATCTCCAACCCGGGCAGGCCTGCTGCCAGTAGAGCACCGCGCCTTCGCCTCCATCTCCGGGGCAGTGACATCCTCCACCAGCTTGAGGGATATGGTAGTCGTGCTTTGCTGGTTGAACACATTGGCAGCGACTACAACAATCAGGGGAGAATCTGCCGGTATATTTCCGGCGTTGGGTAACTCCACCTGCCACTTATCCGTAGCCACAGCCGTCCCTCTGACCATCTCATGCGTCAAGGCCTTGCGGTAATCATTGTATTCGTATCGGCTTCCCACGGTGACCAGGTACGCCTCTTCCCCTTCAATCACATATACTCTCCTCATAGGAGTGTCCATACCAGCATCCCTGATGGTGTTGGAGCTAGATTCATAGTATTGCGCGCCGGTGGTCCCGTGGAGATTCACGATGACAGTAGAAATCTGACCACCCGGCCCCCTGGCAATGACGGATAACACCAACGGGCTCCCTTCCGGCTGCGACCCCACGCTAACCGTGCTCGGGCTAGCTTTAGGAGAACAGAGTACGGGGCCGGAATTCCCCGCCAGCGATGCGGCAGGGCATAATAAGCAGATAAACAACGCAGATACACTAAGAATGGACCACAACAGGCAGATACTCCTCATCTTGATTATCTTCTCCTTTCTCTCATTTCAGGGAGTCTACCTTTATATAGCCCACCCTTGAACAATTTGTCATGGGCCTTTCGTCCTGCTTTGTGGAGAGGGTTCGCTTAGCACTACTACGTTATGTCATCACGAGGCCGCCTTGGGCGGACGTGGCGATCCCTTCCTGAGATTGTTTTGTCCCGATTTCATCGGACTACTCAGAAACTCGTGATGCTCATACGCCGTTCCAGCGGGTCAACCCCCTCGATCCCCCAATCATGGGGGAAAGTGTTTGTTGTTGCAGGGAGTTGCGTGTCATTGCGAGCCCTTCATCAAGCCTGTCCTGAGCCGCGTCGAAGGGCTCAGGACAAACTCCGCGTGGCAATCTTGTTCTCATGTCCGGTAAGATTGCTTCGTTGCCGGTGGCTCCTCGCAAGGACATTTGGCTGTCTTTGCCCTTCCTTCAGCAAGCTCAGTTGCATGTGAAATAACCAAAGCGGCTCTCCTCTTGAGAGGAGAGCCGCTTCCTAGAAAACCTATTCAATTGTTAGTGAGACTTACTTTGGTGCTAGAGCAGCGCCCACTTTCTTCAGCTTCAGCAGCACAAACACCGCCAATCCTAAAGCGTTCACCGCAAGCAGGAGAGCGATGATCCCCATGACTGAAGAGGCATCTTCGCCATCCTCGCCATTGGTGCCGTTGGTACCATTTATACCATCTTTACCATTGGTACCATTTATGCCATCTTTACCGTCTTTACCATCCTTGCCAGGGGTGCTCGCAGTGGCGTCAATGGTAAGGGTGGCATTTGCCATCCGGGTCGCTGACTCAGCGGCATAGATGGTGTAAGTGCCTGCAGCGCCTGTCTGCGCCACAACGATGGTACTGAAGCCGCCCGCGCTATCAACCGTCACGCGCTCCAATACGGAATCTGCACCCACTGCATTCCACATGATGCCCACGGTCGCCTTGGGCGTGAATCCCGTTCCGGTTACCTTGGTAACAATGCCCTTGGCAGGACTGAGGGTGATCTTTGCCACACCCGTTGCCTCTTGGACTTTGCTGGCACTGAGATTGAGCGCCTTGTTGGCCCCCGCTTCCCAGAGAGCAGTCTCAGCGACATCATTGTCATCTGTGCCTACGGTAAAGGTAACCGTCTTGCCGGCATAGTTGCCGTCTACATACATTGCGTAATTTGAACCTGTAGTGGTGACTGACTTCACCTCCACACTGTCTACTAAGGCTTTCACCGTTGTGCCTGTGGCTACCGAAGCTCCGTCAAGGGTGACTGAGCCATAAAAGCCGCACACATTCGGCTGGGCCAGAGCAACAGTGGGGATGAGAAGCAGCGCGACCACTACTAAAGTCGCGATTAAAACTGTGATTCTGGACATTCATCCCTCCTTTTGAACTTGAGTCCGTATCTATCCGGTTATGACCCCGGTTTCCGGGGTCATAACCCCTAAATCGTATCTAATCTCTAGCCTAGCCAGCCAATCAAGTTCCAGCCTGTCTTCAGGGTATAGACATTGCCGCCGTAAACAAGCGTACAATCCTCGGTGGCATTGATCCAATAACCCTGACCCCTGGAAAGAGTTGTTACAGTGCTGGTGGCGCCGGCAGCAGTATCATAGAGCTGCCATGCCTGAGTGCCTGCATCAAAGGTCCAAACAATGGAGAACTTACCGGCAATGGAGTTCAAGCCACCGGTGATAGAAACGGCTCCAGTTGTCTGCGTGAAACTGGCTACAGGAGTAAGACCGGTCACGACAAAGGTGTGAGGACCAGCAGCCAGACCGGGCCACATGAACGTGGCGGTCAAATCACCATTGGCATTGGTAATAGCAGTCTGCGCGAAGTTAATCACCGTTGCGCCGTCAATGGTAACGCTATTATAGGAAGCATATGCCCCCAAACCCTTCATCGTAACTGTAACTTGCGAACCGGGAAGCCCTGTGACCGGTGAGCAGGAAATGCTAGCCGGGTTGATGGTGAAGGTAGCTCTTGCGATAGTTGGTGGGGCTGTCACCACGCCATTAATCGAGGAGGTAGCAGTGAATCTGCCAGTGCCTGCGGCAAGAGCTGCACCACCAGCACTGTTGGCTGGTACTACCACGCTAGCCTGGAAGGTGCCGTCTGCACCTATGGACGCCGGAGTGGTAAGTAAATTGCCAGATGGAGTCCCGGCAGAGTCCGTGAAGATGATCTGCGCAGTGACGACAGAACCGGCCGCGGTGGGTTCAAAACCAGCGCCGTTCATAAGTATGGTGTCACCTTTGTAACCACTGCTCACGCTGGCGGTTAACGTTCTTGCATCGACGGTGAATGAACCAACTGCCAAGTCAGGGGCAGCAAAAGTAGTAGCCCTTACATTAATCACCTTAGCACCGGCAGACGAACCGGCAGGGATGGCAATCTTACACGTGAACGACGTACCGGTGAGAGGGGTCCGGATTTCACCGGCTACCACAGTACCAACAGTGGCAGAAATCACGGGAACTGCTACACCGCTGACCCCTATGGCATATAGAGTATTTGCTGTCAGGCCAGTGGCCGTAACATCAATGACAGAACCGGTCAATCCACTAGTAGGCGAGACGACAGCCTTTGGAAGTAACACTAAAGGTGTAGCTGAAGCATTGACTACACCAGCACCATCAGTCGCCGTTATGGCAGCGGGGGTAGCGGCTGCTGCCGAGACAACGAAAGCACCGGTTGCATCGACGGTGCCAAAGCCAGAAGCACCGCCAGTGATATCAATGGACGTACCGGGGGTAAATCCAAGACCGGAAACAGTTACCGTTGAACCGACTGTTGTCATTGCGGGACTAAACGTCACAATGGTAGTAATGGCGGAGTACGTTGCTGAATTCACAGGAGTTGTTTCGGCTGTGGTGCTGACTTTACCCACATAGGTATTGGCCACTTTGGCAACGCTCGGGTTCTTGATTCCAGAGGCGGCGAAGAACTTAACGTTAACAACCTGGCCAGCAGCCGCGTTATTACAGGTGGCAGGAATCAATACCGTGACTGAATTTCCGGCTACGGAAGGATCAGGATCGGTGGAAAGAAGAGGCTTGTAGCCTGTTCCGTTCACCTGTACGGCAACATTGGATTTAGCGATGGCTGCCGGTACATACGCGCCCGTGGGGAAGGTAACAGTAACTTGATCAACACCCGCTGTCAGCACTGCACCGGTATTGAACGTAACGGTCTGAAGCGCGGCAGTTGCTGCTATCGTGGGATCCGCAACAAAGCCAACCGTGCTTAAGGAAACGTTAAAGACTTCGGTTGCGGTATCGGTTGCTCCGGTAATCACAACATTGTTTGCACCCGCAACCGCTGCTGCAGGGATAGTGATGGTACCACTCAAGACTCCGCCCGCACTAACGGACAGAGTATATATTGCCGCCGCTCCACCCACGGTAACGCCGGTAATGGCCTGAGAACCAGTCCATCCGGTTCCTGCAGCGGTTACTACTGTTCCTCCCGCGCCACTGGTCGGACTTATACTGGTGGTGGCGCTAACATCGGCAGCAAAAGCCGTCGGAACAGCCATTACCACGCACAGCGTGGACACAATGGCCAGGATCATCAAAACACTGATTAGGGTGTGCTTTGTCTTCATCTAAACTCCTTTTTTCTCTAAGATTGTTTCTCTACCATTGGATTCTTCGCTCCGGGAAACCCCTCCCAGAGACCCCCTTTCAAGGGTTTCTGTCTCATCTGCCTTGCTATCTCACATTAATTTCTGCCGCTATCACCTCCTTGCAGTTTTTTTTGGTTTGCGACCAGAAAAATACATCATCAATCCCCAAAAACTTCTGGGGATAAAATGCAACAAAGTCCCTCTGGAGTTCTTCCGCGTTTGGCTGCCACTGGATAGGGGAGGTTTGCGGGGTAAAGTCCACCCTGCCGGCATCCGCCGCCATTGCTGGACTGTTAGCCAAAGCTGGCCTGTAGCTGATAGTCCCTTGTTTCTTCATCATGGACTTATTAAACACTTTTATAGCACCTTTAAATACCTTTGTCAACCCTTCCACGCTTGCTTGCCAAAACCCAAACCATTCTTCAGATATGTATCTGGTCTTTCTAGTATAGTAGACGGAATCGGAGCTAAAAAGGTTCCCTGCGGTAGAAAAGCAGTATTCTTCCTTTATATTGGCACCCACCAAGATTCCACCATACCATAACTCACGCTTTTTGTCATGGGTCTAAAAGGAGACACCTTACAGTACCATTGGTTGTGTCATTGCGAGCAAAGCGCGGCAATCTCCTTCTTTGCGTCCCTTCAGATTGCTTCGTCACCGATGGCTCCTCGCAAAGACATTTTATTTGTCATTGCGAGCCCGGATGAAATCGGGGCGCGGCAATCTCTTTCTTCATGCGGTCTGAGGTTGCTTCGTCGCCGTGGGCTCCTCGCAAAGACATTTTACGTGTCATTGCGAGCCCTGATGAAATCGGGCGCGGCAATCTCTTCTTCAAGCGTCTTGAGGTTGCTTCGTCGCCGTGGGCTCCTCGCAAAGACATCTTATCTGTCATTGCGAGTCCCGGATGGAATCGGGGCGTGGCAATCTCAAATCTCGTCATAGAGATCTGTCCATCCGGGATTCAGGCTTTGCACCAAATCCAGCTTTTTCTGCCTTGAGCCAGCCTTGATCTGCTTCTCTCTCAGGATCGCCTCCGCGACATCCTCAAAAACCTCATAGTAGACCAAACGCATAACGTTGTACTTCCTTGTGAATCCATCAACCAGCTTTTCCCTGTGTTCATAAGCTCTTCGCTTCAGATTGTTGGTGACCCCTGTGTACAACACCGCATTACTCTTATTCGTGAGTATGTAAACATAATATTGCTTGCCCATTTTGAGGTTGCTTCGTCGCCGGCGGCTCCTCGCAAAGACATTTTACGTGTCATTGCGAGCCCTGATGAAATCGGGCGCGGCAATCTCCTTCTTCACACGTCGTGAGATTGCTTCGTCGCTACGCGCTCCTCGCAAAGACACCAAAACAACCCCGGCTACATCTCCTTGGACAAGGAAGCGAGAAAATCGGCATTGTTCTTGGTCTTGGACATCCTGTCAAGGATACGCTCGCTGGCCTCGGTGGCGTCGGAGCCACTGGATGATACCAGTGCCATCATGCGCCGCAGCAGCCACACCTGTTTCAAGGTATACTCATCAAGCAGCAGTTCCTCATGCCGGGTGCCGCTCCGCTGAATATCTATAGCAGGAAAAATGCGACGCTCGGCCAGCTTTCGATCCAGGTGAAGCTCCATATTCCCCGTACCCTTGAATTCTTCGTAGATCACCTCGTCCATACGGCTGCCCGTATCCACCAGGCAGGTGGCGATAATGGTGAGGCTGCCCTTTTCTTCGGCGTTACGGGCTGCCCCGAAGAACCTCTTTGGCGGATAGAGCGCACCGGTATCAACACCGCCGGTGAGAGTCCGCCCGCTGGAAGGCATCGCCAGATTATAGGCCCTCGTGAGTCTGGTAAGAGAATCAAGCAGGATCACCACGTCAGTCCCGAGCTCCACCAATCGCTTGGCCCTTTCCAGGGCAACTTCGGCCACCCGTGTATGTTCCTCCACCGGCTCATCAAACGTGGAACTGACCACCTCGGCCTTGACGGACTTCTCCCAGTCCGTAACCTCTTCCGGCCGCTCGCCGATAAGGCACACAATAAGGTGAATATCGTTATAGTTCTTCAGAGCCCCATTGGCAATGTGCTTGAGTAAAAAAGTTTTCCCAGCTTTGGGCGGCGATACGATGAGCCCCCTCTGTCCCCGACCTATGGGAGAAATCAGATTGATCAGCCGGGTGGAAAGGTTCTTGGGCTCGGTCTCAAGGTTGATCAGTTTGTTGGGGAAGATCGGCGTAAGGTATTCAAAGTGGGGACGGACCTTGGCAGCCTCCGGATCCATTCCGTTTACTGCTTCAACCCTGAGCAGCCCCGCATATCTCTCGCCGTTCTTGGGAGGCCGAACCTGGCCGGTAACCATATCGCCATTTCTCAGAATAAAACGTCGAATCTGGGACTGGGATATATAGATATCCTCGACCCGGGAACGAAGGTTATCCTGACGCAGGAATCCGTGTCCATCCGGCATAATCTCCAGAGTACCGCCTCGGAAGGTGTGGCCCTGCTGCTCGGTATAGCCCTGAAGCAAACGAAGAACAAGCTCTTCTTTGCGCAGCGAGGAATACCCCGATATGCCTAGCTCCTTGGCCATATCGACCAATTCATCGCGGGTCTTGCTTTCCAGTTCGGAATAATTCATCGTTCACCCCTTTTACGGAATCCCTGATTAAGTTCAATCACCCCCCTGAGCACCCCGATTGAGAAATCCTGTACCCCTTAACCAGATTCCTTACTTAGAAACCGAAACTCTACGCAGCGATGCATGCGAAAACAACCGGAGACATATTGAATGCAGAACCTCCCACACAGCTTACACCTCGATCCAGTGCAGCGAATGTTACAAGTGGAAAAACAGCAACCCACGCAACACCCTTTGAATCCCTGAAGACCGCACATCTCTTGGCTATACGGGCAGCGGCATGAATGCCAGAATGATGAGCCATCGCCACCAGCCGATGACCTCAGATGCTGGTTCCTAGCGCCGAGCGACCTTTTGCCAATCCGCAGCAAACGCAGCAATGCCTCGCTCGGTGAGGGGGTGTTCTATCATTTGCATCAGCACCTTAAAGGGGACCGTAGCAATATGAGCGCCTGCTCTCGCTGCCTCAATACAATGCAACGGATGACGTATGCTGGCAGCGATCACCCGGGTAGTTATTTCATACCGCTGATAGACATCGACGATATCCGCTACAAGCTCAATCCCGTCATGCCCGATATCGTCCAGCCGCCCAACAAAAGGACTCACGTAAGCCGCCCCTGCCCGTGCACCCAACAAAGCCTGATTAAGAGAAAAACACAACGTCAGATTGAATTTTATCCCCTTCGGAGAAAGGGCAGAGATCGTCTCCAGTCCGGCGGCCGACATGGGAATTTTGACCACCACATTGGGAGACCATGAGGCAATCTCCTCGGCTTCCTCAATCATGCCCCTGGCGTCCAAGCTCAACACTTCAGCCGAGATAGGCCCATCGACAATGGAGGTTATCTGTCCGATCACTTCCTTGAGATTGCATGAACTCTCCTTGGCCATCAGCGAAGGATTGGTAGTAACTCCACTAATCACGCCCAGCTTGGCCGCTCGACGTATCTCATCGATGTTGGCTGTATCGAGGAAAATCCGCACTACATCAACCTTGCTAACAAAACTGGAGAATGAAGCTGTTCAAAGGGGTTAACCTCAACGGCTCAAAGCCGTCTTCGATTTCCAGACTATAACACATCTCACCATGTTTGTCTACGCCACTAAAGTCACCCTGATCGCTGAATACTGACGTCCCGGCGATGCCCCGAACCGGTGTCAGACACCACAGACTTACAGAGGCAGAGGATGTTGATCGCCTTCTCTCAACATTCTCTTGGCGGCCTCGACGAATCTATAGAAAAGCGGGTGGGGACGATTGGGCCGGGAAGCGAACTCTGGATGCGCTTGCGTGCCGACCATCCAGGGATGCCCTTTTACCTCCACTATCTCCACCAGGGTCCCATCGGGAGAGAGACCGCTGATGATCAACCCAGCTTGTTCCAACTGCTCCCGAAAAGTATTGTTGAACTCAAATCGATGACGATGGCGTTCACACACCTCGGGGCAACCATAGGCCTCAGCCGCTCTCGTCCCCAGAACCAGCTTGCACGGATAAAGGCCCAAGCGCATGGTGCCGCCCTTATCTTCTATGCAACGCTGTTCGGGGAGAAGATCAATCACCGGATACCGGGTGTCGGCACAGAATTCAGCAGAGTTCGGCTCGCCGGAGCACAAAACATGTCGGGCAAAGTCGATGACCATCACATGCATCCCCAGGCAAAGTCCAAGATAAGGAACCCCGGTTAGCCTGGCGTACCTGGCTGCCTTGATCTTCCCCTCTATGCCGCGATAGCCAAATCCACCGGGAACAACAATTCCCTGAACATCGCGAAGCAAGGCCTCGGCCCCTTCCGTTTCAAGGTCCTCAGAGTCAATCCAAACGATATCCACATCCCGGTCATGCGCCAGAGCCGCATGACGTAATGCCTCACGCACCGAAAGATAAGCATCCTTAAGCTGAACATATTTCCCCACAAGGGCTATCGGAAGCGACTCCTTGGGTCTCTTCATCCGCGTTACCATATGCCGCCACTCTTCCATATCCCGACCCGTCTCACAGAGGCCAAGCCGATCAACAATGAAATCACCCAACCCCGCCTCTTCCAGAATCAACGGCACTTCATAGATATTGGGAATGGTAACCAGCGGAATCACCGCCCTCCTCTCAACACTACAGAAAAGCGCGATCTTATCCCTGTGCCCTTCGGGTACCGGGTAATCGCTACGGCAGATAATCACATCCGGCTGAATACCAATAGCGCGAAGCTCCTTCACGCTATGTTGAGTTGGTTTTGTCTTCACCTCCTCAGAGGCGGATATATAAGGAAGAAGGGTTACATGGACATAGAGGACATTGCCCGGCCCGATATCATGGCGCATCTGCCGGATGGCCTCCAGGAAGGGTTGCCCTTCGATGTCACCCACAGTTCCGCCGATCTCACAGATCACTACCTGAGCCTGGCTTTCCTCGGCAACATCCAGTATGCGCCGCTTTATCTGGTCAGTGACATGGGGCACCACCTGGATGGTGCCTCCCAGGAAATCACCCTTCCGTTCCCTGCCGATAACTCCGCTGTAGATCTGCCCCGAGGTTACATTGGAGGCCTGAGAGAGGTTGACATCGATGAAACGTTCATAGTGCCCCAGATCAAGATCGGTTTCTGCGCCGTCCTCAGTTACAAAAACCTCCCCATGCTGATAGGGAGACATCGTGCCGGGGTCAACATTCAAATAGGGGTCCAGTTTCTGTGGGGATACAGTGAGGCCCCGGCTTTTGAGGATTCGGCCGATAGAAGCGGCAGCAATCCCCTTGCCCACTGAGCTAACAACACCGCCGGTGACAAAGATGTACTTTGTCATGAATTTCTCTCCCCTGCATCATAGCTAATGACAATCTTCGCTGTCAAGTGCTTTTACATATCCTTTATCCGCGGATTTCGTCGTTCTGGCGATGCTCCGAGACATCGTTACAGTGAAGAATTTTGGTGGAAACCCAAAAAAGCGG
The DNA window shown above is from Dehalococcoidia bacterium and carries:
- a CDS encoding MBL fold metallo-hydrolase — protein: MEITWLGHSCFKLKGKQSSVITDPYDNSCGYSLGKATASIVTISHDHPHHNFASGIGGNPRVLCSPGEYEIGGVFIYGTTTYHDRSKGQERGKNIIYLIEIDDIKVCHLGDLGHALSASQVEEISDADVLLVPVGGLTAIDASGAVEVINLLQPKIVIPMHYKTPMVQEALEPLEKFVKEMGMKEVTPLPKLILNKSTLPAETQVLILDYDR
- the rho gene encoding transcription termination factor Rho, which gives rise to MNYSELESKTRDELVDMAKELGISGYSSLRKEELVLRLLQGYTEQQGHTFRGGTLEIMPDGHGFLRQDNLRSRVEDIYISQSQIRRFILRNGDMVTGQVRPPKNGERYAGLLRVEAVNGMDPEAAKVRPHFEYLTPIFPNKLINLETEPKNLSTRLINLISPIGRGQRGLIVSPPKAGKTFLLKHIANGALKNYNDIHLIVCLIGERPEEVTDWEKSVKAEVVSSTFDEPVEEHTRVAEVALERAKRLVELGTDVVILLDSLTRLTRAYNLAMPSSGRTLTGGVDTGALYPPKRFFGAARNAEEKGSLTIIATCLVDTGSRMDEVIYEEFKGTGNMELHLDRKLAERRIFPAIDIQRSGTRHEELLLDEYTLKQVWLLRRMMALVSSSGSDATEASERILDRMSKTKNNADFLASLSKEM
- a CDS encoding GIY-YIG nuclease family protein gives rise to the protein MGKQYYVYILTNKSNAVLYTGVTNNLKRRAYEHREKLVDGFTRKYNVMRLVYYEVFEDVAEAILREKQIKAGSRQKKLDLVQSLNPGWTDLYDEI
- a CDS encoding CTP synthase: MTKYIFVTGGVVSSVGKGIAAASIGRILKSRGLTVSPQKLDPYLNVDPGTMSPYQHGEVFVTEDGAETDLDLGHYERFIDVNLSQASNVTSGQIYSGVIGRERKGDFLGGTIQVVPHVTDQIKRRILDVAEESQAQVVICEIGGTVGDIEGQPFLEAIRQMRHDIGPGNVLYVHVTLLPYISASEEVKTKPTQHSVKELRAIGIQPDVIICRSDYPVPEGHRDKIALFCSVERRAVIPLVTIPNIYEVPLILEEAGLGDFIVDRLGLCETGRDMEEWRHMVTRMKRPKESLPIALVGKYVQLKDAYLSVREALRHAALAHDRDVDIVWIDSEDLETEGAEALLRDVQGIVVPGGFGYRGIEGKIKAARYARLTGVPYLGLCLGMHVMVIDFARHVLCSGEPNSAEFCADTRYPVIDLLPEQRCIEDKGGTMRLGLYPCKLVLGTRAAEAYGCPEVCERHRHRFEFNNTFREQLEQAGLIISGLSPDGTLVEIVEVKGHPWMVGTQAHPEFASRPNRPHPLFYRFVEAAKRMLREGDQHPLPL
- the bioB gene encoding biotin synthase BioB, with the translated sequence RCPSDNILELLNAAFRVRERYFGKRVIIQLLINAKSGLCSEDCAYCSQSAVSEATIEKYPLLDEDIIIKGAHTAKSSHARRYCIVTSGYAPSKQDVDRLCRVVRNIKKEVDIEICNSLGHLSEETALKLKEAGVDRYNHNLNTAERLYPQICTTHSYSDRIQTLQNARAAGLELCCGALFGMGETDDDIIDIALALRDVKASSIPVNFLNPIPGTALEKIKTLNPIKCLSILCLMRFLNPSTEIRIAGGREFHLRSLQPLGLYPANSIFVSGYLTTEGQSPDEAVQMITDMGFEIEPEAIQKIRAV
- the fsa gene encoding fructose-6-phosphate aldolase, which translates into the protein MRIFLDTANIDEIRRAAKLGVISGVTTNPSLMAKESSCNLKEVIGQITSIVDGPISAEVLSLDARGMIEEAEEIASWSPNVVVKIPMSAAGLETISALSPKGIKFNLTLCFSLNQALLGARAGAAYVSPFVGRLDDIGHDGIELVADIVDVYQRYEITTRVIAASIRHPLHCIEAARAGAHIATVPFKVLMQMIEHPLTERGIAAFAADWQKVARR